In Candidatus Margulisiibacteriota bacterium, the genomic window TCATAAACAATGCCGGCGGGTATCTCTTTGTCAATAATTTTACAGAAGAGGCACATAGCTGCTCCTAATAAGTTGCTTTTAGCTCAACGATCCGGTGGTTGCCGCTGTCGGCTACATATATCAGTCCCTTGCGGCCAATGGCCAGCCCGGCTGGATTATTGAACTCACCCCGCCCAAAACCCTTTTCCCCAAAGGCGGCCAGAAACTTGCCGGTCTTGCTGAAGAGAACGATCCGGTTGTTCCCGGTGTCGGAGACATAAACTATTTTGTCGTCTACAGCGACTCCCTGCGGATTAAACAGTTCTCCCGGCCCCCGCCCCATCTGGCCAAAAGCCAGGAGCGGGCGGCCGTCAAAGTCAAACTTCTGGATCCGATGGTTATTGCAGTCGGCCACGTACAGATACCTCTCTTTGTCGACCGCTACGTCCATTGGCTTACTGAAAAAACCGAGGCCAACGCCAAAGCCGCCGATCTGGCCGGCATTCCGCCCCTGTTCGTCGTATTTCAAGACCCGATCATTACCGGAATCCGCGACATATAGTCCCCCCCACTGGTCAACGTCGATCCCGGCCGGATACTGCAAGCTGCGGAAGCCGACTTCTCCAGTCGCTACTTCCCGGATAAAGTTCCCCCGAATGTCAAAAAGCTGGACCCGATTATTCTCCCGCTCACAAACATAGATCCGGTAATTGAAATCGATCGCCAGACTGACCGGCGCGTTAAAGCTCCCATTATCCAAACCAAAAGAACCGAACTGGTACATGAAACTGCCGTCATCGTCCAACCGTTGGACCCGGTTATTGCCGGTGTCGGCAACAAAAATACTGAACAGGCCGGTTTCCAAATTACCCGCAAGAGGGATCTTAACGTCCTGCGGAAAATAGAATTGCCGGTCGGCCGAACCGGGAAAGCCAAATTCCCTGGAAAGCTCGATCTTTGGAACGATGATCTCTTCATCGTCGGGGACCTCCCCCATCGCCAGCCCCATGGTCGCGATCAAGGTTAACAGGCAAATTGCGGCCCACCAGCGATTCATCCGATCAGCTCTCTGGCTTTGGCTTTGATATCTTTACTGGTCAGTAGGCTTTCACCGACCAGGACCGCATTGACCCCTACGGCACTGAGCCTGGCTGTTTCGTCTCCGCTCTGGATGCCGCTCTCGGAAACGATCACCAGCTTTTTCAGCTGGGGAAGGGACTTGATGATATAAAAAGAATTCTGCAGGTTAATGGTCAGAGCGTCCAGGTCCCGATTGTTGATCCCAATGATCTCCGCCCCGGCCTCCAGGGCCCGCATCGTTTCGGCCAGATCATGGACCTCGACCAGCGCTGACATTTTCAACTTCGCGGCCAGCGCCAGGAATTTTTTCAATTCCTCGTTGGTCAGGATCCTGACGATCAGGAGAATGGCATCGGCACCGGCCAGCCGGGATTCGTAGATCTGGGCCTCGTCAACAATAAAATCCTTGCGCAACAGGGGCAAGGATACTTTTTTCCTTATCTTTCTCAGGTCATCCAATTTACCCTGAAAATACTTCTCGTCGGTCAGGACCGAGATCGCCGCAGCGCCAGCCTCCTGGTATTCCAGGGCGATGGCAACCGGGCTAAACTCCTTGCAGATCAAGCCGGCCGAAGGGGAGGCTTTTTTTACTTCGGCGATCAGGGCCAGTTTTTTCTTGGTCAGGGCTTTTTTAAGATCGTGGGGTTTGGGGAGCTTGGCGATCGCTTTTTGGGCTTGGTCTAGGTCAAAAGTTAGCTTGAGGGCGGTCACTTCCTGGCGCTTGTTAAATACTATGTCGTCTAAATTCATGGTGTATAATGTTATCATGATAGAGGGGGCATATCAACACACGCCGGTAATGGCCGCAGAAGTACTGGACCATCTCAACCTCCCGTCGGACGGGATTTTCATCGACTGCACCCTGGGGGGAGGCGGGCATGTGGAAAGAGTTAAAAACCAAAACTCAAAGGTCAAAGTGTACGCTTTTGACCAGGACGACAGCGCTATCTCCGCCGCCAAAGCGCGGCTCGCCCCCTTTTCCGGGATCACCATTATCCATGACAATTTTGCCAATTTGGGCCGGCACCTCACCGAACCGGTCGACGGGATCCTTTTTGACCTTGGGGTCTCATCCCCCCAGATCGACCGGCCGGACCGCGGCTTTAGCCTCCAGCACGACGGGCCGCTCGATATGCGGATGGACCGGCGAGAGCCTCTCTCGGCCAAAGAGATCGTCAACAATTATGAACCGGAAGAGCTGACCAGAATATTCTTTGACTATGGCGAGGAGCGTTTTTCCCGCCGGGTCGCCAATCGGATCGCCGACGAAAGGGAAAAAGCGCCTATCGAAACGACCTTCCGGCTCAAAGAGATCGTCGAACAGGCGATCCCTTCCTGGAAAAAACGGGAGTCGGTCACCAGGATCTTTCAGGCGCTGCGGATCGCCGTCAACAGCGAGCTGGAGAAGCTCAAAACAGCGCTGGAGGCGGCCGCCGCGCGCCTCAAGCCGGGCGGTCGATTGGTTGTCCTTTCTTATCATTCGCTGGAAGACCGGATCGTCAAACATTTTATCAGGGAACAGCATGATATACTGAAAGTCCTGACCAAAAAACCGGTCCTGGCCAGCGACCTGGAAGTGGAGGCTAACCCGCGCGCCCGCAGCGCCAAGCTTCGGGCGGCGGTCAAACTATGAAATTCCGGCAAATCTTAGCGGTGATCATGTTTTTTCTTCTCCTGTCCGGCATCCACCTGTTTTTTAACGCAATTAACATCAGGCTCAAGTACCAGTTGACTGACTTGAGGATCAAATGGCAGGAGCTGATCAGCCGTAACCGGGAACTGGGGACCAGGATCGCCATCATCGAGAATCTGGACTCGATCGACCAGATCGCTAAAAGCCGGCTGGGGATGTACTATCCGGATGAGGTCATCTACGTTGTTCCAACTAAAGAAGCCGACGTGATATACTAATTAATATGGTTAGAGTACGTTTTGCCCCTTCACCAACCGGCGCGCTCCACATAGGTGGAGCCCGGACCGCCCTGTTCAACTGGCTATTTGCCCGGCATCTGAAAGGTAAATTCATCCTCCGGATCGAGGATACCGACCGGGAACGTTCGACCCTGGAATCGAACAAGGCGATCTTTGACGGCCTGGAATGGCTTGGCCTCGACTGGGACGAAGGGCCCAAGGTCGGCGGTTCGTTCGGCCCCTATTTCCAGACCGAACGGGTCGAGCCCCACCGCCAGCATGTCCAAAAACTGATCGACGAAGGGAAAGCTTACTATTGTTTCTGCACCGCCGAAGAGCTTGCCCAAAAACGGAAAGAATCAGAAGCACGCAAAGAGGCCCCTCGCTACGACGGCTCCTGCCGGAAACGCTCCGAGGCGGAGATCAAAGAGAAACTGGCCAGCGGCTGCCCGAAGATCGTCCGCTTTCTTCTGCCTCCGGTCGGCAATACCGTTGTCAACGACCTGATCCGCGGCCCGGTCACTTTCCAGAATGAGGTCCTCGACGATTTTGTCATCCTAAAATCGGACGGTTTCCCGACATACAACTTCGCCTGCGTGATCGACGATCACCTAATGGAGATTACCCATGTTATCCGCGGTGATGACCATCTCTCCAACACCCCGCGGCAGATCCTTATCTATCAAGCTTTTGGCTGGTCCCTGCCGCAGTTCGCCCATATTCCGATGATCCTGGGGAAAGACAAAGCCCGGCTTTCCAAGCGGCACGGCGCGACCTCGGTTATTGAATATGACAAGATCGGCTATCTGCCGGAAGCAATGATCAACTACATCGCCCGGCTCGGCTGGGGACACGGCGACGATGAGATATTCAGCCGACAGGAACTGATTGAGAAATTCTCGCTCGAAGGAGTAGGAAAAAATCCGGCGGTCTTTGATATGGACAAGCTCAACTGGCTCAACGGCCAGTATATCCGCAAGATTCTGCCAGAGCGGCTGTTTGACCTCTGTGAATCTCTGCTAATCAATGCATACGGCAATCATGACCTCGGTTATCTGCAAAAAGTCGTCCAGCTTTTTCACGACCGGTTGGTTCTTATTCCTGATATTGTGGCGCTTTCGGCTTATTTTTTCAAAGATGACTTTGAGTATGATCCGAAAGCGGTCGCAAAACATTTCAAAACAGATCAGGCCAGGCCGATCCTGACCGCGCTGAAAGAAAAACTTGGCGCGCTTGAGCCGTTCGCCAAAGCCGATATCGAAACTGTTTTTAAAGGAATAGCTGCTGAAACGAACGTCAAGCTCGGCGTCGTCATCCACCCCTGCCGCCTCGCCCTCTCCGGACGTTCGGAAACTCCGCCAATGTATGATGTCGTGGAATTGCTGGGAAAAGAAAAGGTTATAGCCAGGCTTGAGAAAGCGCTCTCCCAGCTTAACGCATAAAAGCAAGGTAAGTCGGTTTTTCCGGCAACCTGATATCTTCCAGGATCGAATGGCCGATTTTTATCCCTTCAACAGAATCGAATTTGCTCTCCTGGATCTTTCCGCTCAAGGCGACCAGTTCTTCGCTCGACGCGTCAGATGAAAGCAACTCATTAAACGCCTGCCAGACAGTAAGTACCCCTTTATGGTCTGGAGCAGCCTGTGCGGATAGGAGCTGAAAAAGAAGCGGAAGCCGCCGGCGGCCGAGCCATCGGCGACTAACGGGTAGTCGGTCAGGCAGGCAAAAGGAGCGGCATGCAGTTGCCCGGCCTCGCTTGTCCGCCTGTCCTGGCGAAAAATATGCAAGCCGGTTTGGGCAAAATAGTCCTGGGCCTCTTCGATGGTCATTATTTGCCACAGGCGCTCTCTAGCCGTTGGCGGAACCCTCCGACTAACTGGCAAAGTCCAGCCGCGCAAGACGGGATGTGAAGCAACGGTCGAAAACTCAGCTTTACCAATGCCGGTATTTCGAAAATTAACCAAATAGATCTCACTTATTATTGAAATTCCTGTTTTTAACTATCGACATAAAAACATGAATGATTTGCGAGTAGTGTTGCTTACAAGTGACAGGTCCCGCGCCATCCACTCCCTTGGTTTGCGAACGATCGATGCCGCGCTTCGCCGGCAGGGTTTTAATAATACCCGGCTCCCCGGCCGCCACCCCAAAGTTAGCCTGGAA contains:
- a CDS encoding NHL repeat-containing protein — its product is MNRWWAAICLLTLIATMGLAMGEVPDDEEIIVPKIELSREFGFPGSADRQFYFPQDVKIPLAGNLETGLFSIFVADTGNNRVQRLDDDGSFMYQFGSFGLDNGSFNAPVSLAIDFNYRIYVCERENNRVQLFDIRGNFIREVATGEVGFRSLQYPAGIDVDQWGGLYVADSGNDRVLKYDEQGRNAGQIGGFGVGLGFFSKPMDVAVDKERYLYVADCNNHRIQKFDFDGRPLLAFGQMGRGPGELFNPQGVAVDDKIVYVSDTGNNRIVLFSKTGKFLAAFGEKGFGRGEFNNPAGLAIGRKGLIYVADSGNHRIVELKATY
- a CDS encoding glutamate--tRNA ligase gives rise to the protein MNMVRVRFAPSPTGALHIGGARTALFNWLFARHLKGKFILRIEDTDRERSTLESNKAIFDGLEWLGLDWDEGPKVGGSFGPYFQTERVEPHRQHVQKLIDEGKAYYCFCTAEELAQKRKESEARKEAPRYDGSCRKRSEAEIKEKLASGCPKIVRFLLPPVGNTVVNDLIRGPVTFQNEVLDDFVILKSDGFPTYNFACVIDDHLMEITHVIRGDDHLSNTPRQILIYQAFGWSLPQFAHIPMILGKDKARLSKRHGATSVIEYDKIGYLPEAMINYIARLGWGHGDDEIFSRQELIEKFSLEGVGKNPAVFDMDKLNWLNGQYIRKILPERLFDLCESLLINAYGNHDLGYLQKVVQLFHDRLVLIPDIVALSAYFFKDDFEYDPKAVAKHFKTDQARPILTALKEKLGALEPFAKADIETVFKGIAAETNVKLGVVIHPCRLALSGRSETPPMYDVVELLGKEKVIARLEKALSQLNA
- a CDS encoding septum formation initiator family protein, whose product is MKFRQILAVIMFFLLLSGIHLFFNAINIRLKYQLTDLRIKWQELISRNRELGTRIAIIENLDSIDQIAKSRLGMYYPDEVIYVVPTKEADVIY
- the rsmH gene encoding 16S rRNA (cytosine(1402)-N(4))-methyltransferase RsmH, with translation MIEGAYQHTPVMAAEVLDHLNLPSDGIFIDCTLGGGGHVERVKNQNSKVKVYAFDQDDSAISAAKARLAPFSGITIIHDNFANLGRHLTEPVDGILFDLGVSSPQIDRPDRGFSLQHDGPLDMRMDRREPLSAKEIVNNYEPEELTRIFFDYGEERFSRRVANRIADEREKAPIETTFRLKEIVEQAIPSWKKRESVTRIFQALRIAVNSELEKLKTALEAAAARLKPGGRLVVLSYHSLEDRIVKHFIREQHDILKVLTKKPVLASDLEVEANPRARSAKLRAAVKL
- the trpC gene encoding indole-3-glycerol phosphate synthase TrpC; this translates as MNLDDIVFNKRQEVTALKLTFDLDQAQKAIAKLPKPHDLKKALTKKKLALIAEVKKASPSAGLICKEFSPVAIALEYQEAGAAAISVLTDEKYFQGKLDDLRKIRKKVSLPLLRKDFIVDEAQIYESRLAGADAILLIVRILTNEELKKFLALAAKLKMSALVEVHDLAETMRALEAGAEIIGINNRDLDALTINLQNSFYIIKSLPQLKKLVIVSESGIQSGDETARLSAVGVNAVLVGESLLTSKDIKAKARELIG